From the genome of Alphaproteobacteria bacterium, one region includes:
- a CDS encoding nicotinate-nucleotide adenylyltransferase, whose protein sequence is MGVSLSTATPPLLYGLGRANGGRIGLLGGSFNPAHEGHLHISRLALQYLRLDAVWWLVSPQNPLKSAADMAPFAARFASAKAMARHPRIAPTDLETRFGTRYTADTLAALRRAFPGTRFVWLMGADNLIQLPRWARWQTIAATVPIAVWGRPTYSMRAMLGKAAQRYARNRVPLEAAGQLALSEPPAWTFLPIRLHSASATALRRAGRSPALSGGPNR, encoded by the coding sequence ATGGGGGTGAGCCTTTCCACCGCCACACCGCCCCTGCTCTATGGCCTGGGCCGCGCCAATGGCGGCCGCATCGGCCTGCTTGGCGGCTCGTTCAACCCGGCGCACGAGGGGCATTTGCACATTTCGCGCCTGGCGCTGCAATACCTGCGGCTGGACGCGGTCTGGTGGCTGGTCTCGCCGCAGAATCCGCTGAAATCCGCGGCGGACATGGCCCCGTTCGCTGCCCGGTTCGCCTCGGCGAAGGCCATGGCCCGGCATCCGCGCATCGCCCCCACCGACCTGGAAACCCGGTTCGGCACACGCTACACCGCCGACACGCTGGCCGCACTTCGCCGGGCCTTTCCGGGCACCCGCTTCGTCTGGCTGATGGGGGCGGACAATCTGATCCAGCTGCCGCGCTGGGCCCGGTGGCAGACCATCGCCGCGACGGTTCCCATTGCAGTCTGGGGCCGGCCCACCTATTCTATGCGGGCGATGCTAGGCAAAGCCGCACAGCGCTATGCGCGCAACCGTGTTCCCCTGGAGGCGGCGGGCCAATTGGCCCTGAGTGAGCCGCCTGCCTGGACGTTTTTACCCATCCGGCTGCATTCCGCTTCCGCCACGGCGCTTCGCCGGGCCGGACGGTCGCCAGCCCTCAGCGGAGGACCCAACCGATAA
- the rsfS gene encoding ribosome silencing factor — translation MPAQRARKPKAKQAAADRLRDLILHVLDEHKAEDVVTVDLAGKSPMADYMIVANGRSQRQVQALADYVARAVKESAGAPKVEGLAQGDWVLIDTGDVLVHLFRPEVREFYNIEAMWTASPAGARTAGSSVS, via the coding sequence CTGCCCGCCCAACGCGCGCGGAAGCCCAAGGCAAAGCAAGCGGCCGCCGACCGGCTGCGCGACCTGATCCTGCACGTGCTGGACGAGCACAAGGCAGAGGACGTCGTCACCGTCGACCTGGCCGGCAAGAGCCCGATGGCCGACTATATGATCGTCGCCAACGGCCGCTCCCAACGCCAGGTCCAGGCCCTGGCCGACTATGTCGCCCGTGCGGTGAAGGAAAGCGCCGGCGCGCCCAAGGTGGAAGGCCTCGCCCAGGGCGACTGGGTGCTGATCGACACCGGCGACGTGCTCGTGCACCTGTTCCGCCCGGAAGTGCGCGAGTTCTACAACATCGAAGCCATGTGGACCGCATCGCCGGCCGGCGCCCGGACAGCAGGCTCCTCCGTCTCCTGA
- the rlmH gene encoding 23S rRNA (pseudouridine(1915)-N(3))-methyltransferase RlmH: MRIVIAAVGRMRAGPARGLLDTYRNRMTTLPLDVREVQARASLPVPKRMVAEAELLLQALPESGPIIAMDERGDDLSSQALADLLGGWRDQGHAACGFAIGGADGLDESVRRRASKTLRFGRATWPHMMVRAMLAEQLYRAQQILAGHPYHRD; the protein is encoded by the coding sequence ATGCGCATCGTCATCGCCGCTGTCGGGCGGATGCGTGCCGGCCCGGCGCGCGGGCTGCTCGATACCTATCGCAACCGCATGACCACCCTGCCGCTCGACGTGCGCGAGGTGCAGGCGCGCGCCAGCCTGCCCGTGCCGAAAAGGATGGTCGCAGAGGCGGAATTGCTTTTGCAAGCGCTGCCCGAATCTGGTCCGATCATCGCGATGGACGAACGTGGCGACGATCTTTCGAGCCAAGCCCTTGCCGATCTGCTGGGCGGATGGCGGGACCAGGGCCATGCGGCCTGCGGCTTCGCCATCGGCGGAGCCGACGGCCTGGACGAAAGCGTGCGCCGGCGGGCGTCCAAAACCCTCCGCTTCGGCCGGGCGACCTGGCCGCACATGATGGTTCGAGCGATGTTGGCCGAGCAACTCTATCGCGCCCAGCAGATCCTGGCGGGCCACCCCTATCACCGGGATTGA
- a CDS encoding peptidoglycan DD-metalloendopeptidase family protein: protein MAPLLRLAALALALALAVGPARAAAPDPERAAAERHLEQAQQQLRAAEAAKTASAAAADAMRAEVAALQTAVQSAADDLRSHEQVIRQRAAELHALQRKQADTLAAWHARRAEVGTAISALTRLATVPPAATLLQGTDTTSRLRSAFVLRALVPRLQHRADRVRQDLADIRRAAKDVAAARIDLVQAKAGLERRLAEVQKLVRRKNAVLAVRQNEADLAIAAAHRQAKSADDVRELIARLDDARSARNAAMAAERARRAIIAQRAGTAPPPDPGPPLRLVGLESRRGGLLLPVTGSVTRRFGEGKDAFSEGISVSATPDAPVLAPADGRIRYAGEFQKYGLVLIIDHGGGFHSVLTGFSRLNVATDQWVLAGEPVGRVAAHGSLYIEIRRNGRPVDPLQWFTAGRS, encoded by the coding sequence ATGGCGCCCCTTCTTCGTCTGGCCGCCCTGGCATTGGCCCTGGCGCTGGCCGTCGGCCCCGCCCGCGCGGCCGCCCCCGACCCGGAACGCGCCGCGGCCGAGCGCCATCTGGAGCAGGCGCAGCAGCAATTGCGCGCCGCCGAAGCGGCCAAGACGGCCTCGGCCGCCGCCGCCGATGCCATGCGCGCCGAAGTGGCGGCCTTGCAGACCGCCGTTCAGTCCGCCGCCGACGATTTGCGCAGCCATGAGCAGGTGATCCGGCAGCGCGCCGCCGAACTGCACGCCCTGCAACGCAAGCAGGCGGATACGCTCGCCGCCTGGCACGCCCGCCGGGCCGAGGTCGGCACGGCGATCTCCGCCCTCACCCGCCTTGCCACCGTGCCGCCCGCCGCCACCCTGTTGCAGGGCACCGATACCACCAGCCGCCTGCGCAGCGCCTTCGTCCTGCGCGCCCTGGTTCCGCGCCTGCAACACCGCGCCGATCGGGTGCGCCAGGACCTGGCCGATATCCGCCGGGCGGCCAAAGACGTGGCCGCCGCCAGGATCGACCTGGTGCAGGCCAAGGCCGGGCTGGAACGCCGTCTCGCCGAGGTGCAGAAACTGGTGCGGCGCAAGAACGCCGTGCTGGCGGTGCGGCAGAACGAGGCCGACCTCGCCATCGCCGCCGCCCACCGCCAGGCCAAGAGCGCCGACGACGTGCGCGAACTGATCGCCCGCCTCGACGACGCCCGCAGCGCCCGCAACGCCGCCATGGCGGCCGAGCGAGCGCGCCGCGCCATCATCGCCCAACGGGCCGGCACCGCCCCGCCGCCGGACCCGGGCCCGCCGCTGCGTCTGGTCGGTCTCGAATCGCGACGCGGCGGCCTGTTGCTGCCGGTCACCGGCTCCGTCACCCGGCGCTTTGGCGAGGGCAAGGACGCCTTCAGCGAGGGTATCAGCGTATCCGCCACGCCCGACGCCCCGGTCCTGGCCCCGGCAGACGGCCGCATTCGTTATGCTGGCGAGTTCCAGAAGTATGGCCTAGTGTTGATCATCGATCACGGCGGCGGCTTCCATTCGGTGTTGACCGGGTTTTCCAGGCTGAACGTCGCGACCGATCAATGGGTTTTGGCAGGCGAACCGGTCGGGCGCGTGGCAGCGCATGGTTCGCTCTATATCGAAATCCGGCGGAACGGCCGGCCGGTCGATCCGTTGCAATGGTTTACCGCTGGGCGCAGCTAG
- a CDS encoding S41 family peptidase, translating to MRRNACCKLGLIGAGFALALVTTPLLDPPPAQAASNSSETYRALNLFGDVFERVRSEYVEEVSDEKLVEAAINGMLSSLDPHSSYLNPKNFKDMQVQTKGEFGGLGIEVTMENGLVKVVSPIDDTPAYRAGIQSGDLVTHLDGEPVLGLTLEQAVEKMRGKPDTDIKLTVRRGDQPPFEVSITRAVIKIQSVRSRLEGDIGYVRITSFSQQTESGLTKAVKKLEKEAPNGKLIGLVLDLRNNPGGLLDQAIAVSDAFLERGEIVSTRGRDKDNAQRFNASPGDITDNLPMVVLINGGSASASEIVAGALQDHRRALLMGTTSFGKGSVQTIQPIPGHGAIRLTTARYYTPSGRSIQATGIVPDIEVQPAKVEAIDVSARRREADLPGALANPNGTSDGTPAKKDAAPAAKPKPDSMDKDEGAPEAPEDKTGDKAEAKPATAPVDYQLSRAIDLLRGLALFNSRKDG from the coding sequence ATGCGGCGCAACGCCTGCTGCAAGCTCGGTCTGATCGGGGCCGGTTTTGCCCTTGCTCTCGTCACCACCCCCCTTCTCGACCCACCGCCGGCGCAGGCGGCTTCCAACTCGTCCGAAACCTACCGGGCGCTGAACCTGTTCGGGGATGTGTTCGAGCGGGTGCGCTCGGAATATGTCGAGGAAGTCTCCGACGAAAAGCTGGTCGAAGCCGCCATCAACGGCATGTTGTCCTCGCTGGACCCGCATTCCAGCTATCTGAATCCGAAGAATTTCAAGGATATGCAGGTTCAGACCAAGGGCGAGTTCGGCGGGCTCGGCATCGAGGTCACCATGGAGAACGGCCTGGTCAAGGTGGTCTCCCCCATCGACGACACGCCCGCCTACCGCGCGGGCATCCAGTCCGGCGACCTGGTCACCCATCTGGATGGCGAGCCGGTGCTGGGCCTGACCCTGGAGCAGGCCGTCGAGAAAATGCGCGGCAAGCCGGACACCGACATCAAGCTGACCGTGCGGCGCGGCGACCAACCGCCCTTCGAAGTCTCCATCACCCGCGCCGTGATCAAGATCCAGTCCGTGCGCTCCCGGCTGGAAGGCGATATCGGCTATGTGCGCATCACCAGCTTCAGCCAGCAGACCGAAAGCGGCCTGACGAAGGCGGTCAAGAAGCTGGAGAAAGAGGCGCCGAACGGCAAGCTGATCGGCCTGGTGCTGGACCTGCGCAACAATCCGGGCGGCCTGCTCGACCAGGCCATAGCCGTCTCCGACGCCTTCCTGGAGCGGGGTGAGATCGTCTCGACCCGCGGCCGCGACAAGGACAACGCGCAGCGCTTCAACGCCAGCCCGGGCGACATCACCGACAACCTGCCCATGGTCGTGCTGATCAACGGCGGCTCGGCCTCCGCCTCGGAGATTGTCGCCGGCGCGTTGCAGGATCACCGTCGCGCGCTGCTCATGGGCACCACCTCCTTCGGCAAGGGCTCGGTCCAGACCATCCAGCCCATCCCCGGCCATGGCGCGATCCGCCTGACCACCGCACGCTATTACACCCCGTCCGGCCGCTCGATCCAGGCGACCGGCATCGTACCGGATATCGAGGTCCAGCCGGCCAAGGTCGAGGCCATCGACGTCTCCGCCCGCCGGCGCGAGGCCGACCTGCCGGGCGCGCTCGCCAATCCCAACGGCACGTCGGACGGCACGCCGGCGAAGAAGGACGCGGCCCCCGCGGCCAAGCCGAAGCCGGACAGCATGGACAAGGACGAAGGCGCACCCGAGGCACCGGAGGACAAGACCGGCGACAAGGCAGAGGCCAAGCCGGCAACGGCGCCGGTCGACTACCAGTTGTCGCGGGCCATCGACCTGCTGCGCGGCCTCGCCCTCTTCAACAGCCGCAAGGACGGGTAA
- a CDS encoding RNA pyrophosphohydrolase, with protein sequence MAAARNPEGMPYRPCVGIALANAEGLLFLGRRVGTEDSWQMPQGGIDPGESPRAAAMRELREETGIAQADLVFESAHWYRYDLPPAVAGRALRGRYRGQEQRWFLLRFTGREREIDLRTHHQEFSAWRWAEPDEVLACIVDFKRPVYEQVLAEFASHLAALRSR encoded by the coding sequence ATGGCCGCGGCGCGCAACCCGGAGGGCATGCCTTACCGTCCCTGCGTCGGCATCGCGCTGGCCAATGCCGAGGGACTGCTGTTCCTCGGCCGGCGGGTCGGCACCGAGGACAGTTGGCAGATGCCGCAGGGCGGCATCGACCCCGGCGAGTCCCCCCGGGCGGCCGCCATGCGCGAACTGCGCGAGGAAACCGGCATTGCCCAGGCCGATCTGGTGTTCGAAAGTGCGCACTGGTACCGCTATGACCTGCCGCCTGCGGTGGCCGGTCGGGCGTTGCGCGGCCGCTATCGCGGCCAGGAGCAACGCTGGTTCCTGCTGCGCTTCACCGGCCGGGAACGCGAGATCGACCTGCGCACCCATCACCAGGAATTCTCCGCCTGGCGCTGGGCCGAGCCGGACGAGGTGCTGGCCTGCATCGTCGATTTCAAGCGCCCGGTCTACGAACAGGTGCTGGCCGAGTTCGCCTCGCACCTGGCTGCCCTCCGCAGCCGCTGA
- a CDS encoding CoA transferase → MTDSAPLPLAGIRVLEFCHTIMGPTAGVILADLGADVIKVEPAPAGDKTRRLPGFAAGFFVSFNRNKRGIALDLKSEAGRAVAHRLIGQADMLFENYGPGTMERLGCGYDQVKHLNERLIYGALKGFLSGPYEHRPALDEVVQFMGGLAYMTGPPGRPLRAGASVIDMMGGTMAVVAALAALEERKRTGKGQYLKSALFESTAWLMTQHMAGQAITGRPVPPMPAREGAWAVYEPFETADGDQIFIGLTSDNHWRRFCEEFGRHDLLADARYASNEARVAERPTLLPLVADLVKRHTTAEIVAIAERIGIPFAPVATAADLFDDPQLAAAGGGLLPIQLPNGDWTKLPRLPIEMGDHDLGLHCQAPQVGEHTAEVMREAGYSEAEIAALAEQKAVVLG, encoded by the coding sequence ATGACCGACTCCGCCCCCCTCCCCCTTGCCGGCATCCGTGTGCTGGAATTCTGCCACACCATCATGGGGCCGACCGCAGGCGTGATTCTGGCCGACCTCGGCGCCGACGTCATCAAGGTCGAGCCGGCGCCCGCCGGCGACAAGACCCGCCGCCTGCCGGGGTTCGCCGCCGGGTTCTTCGTCAGTTTCAACCGCAACAAGCGCGGCATCGCCCTCGACCTGAAGAGCGAGGCCGGCCGGGCCGTCGCCCACAGGCTGATCGGCCAGGCCGACATGCTGTTCGAGAATTACGGCCCCGGCACGATGGAGCGGCTCGGCTGCGGCTATGACCAGGTCAAGCACCTGAACGAGCGCCTGATCTATGGCGCGCTGAAGGGCTTTCTCTCCGGCCCCTACGAGCACCGGCCGGCGCTGGACGAGGTGGTGCAGTTCATGGGCGGCCTCGCCTACATGACCGGCCCGCCCGGCCGCCCGCTGCGCGCCGGCGCCAGCGTGATCGACATGATGGGCGGCACCATGGCCGTGGTCGCGGCCCTCGCCGCGCTGGAGGAGCGCAAGCGCACCGGCAAGGGCCAGTATCTGAAAAGCGCGCTGTTCGAGAGCACGGCCTGGCTCATGACCCAGCACATGGCCGGCCAGGCGATCACCGGCCGACCGGTGCCGCCAATGCCGGCGCGCGAGGGCGCCTGGGCGGTCTACGAACCGTTCGAGACCGCCGACGGCGACCAGATTTTCATCGGCCTCACCTCCGACAATCACTGGCGCCGCTTCTGCGAGGAATTCGGCCGCCACGACCTGCTGGCCGACGCGCGCTATGCCTCGAACGAGGCCCGCGTCGCCGAGCGCCCGACCCTGCTGCCGCTGGTGGCCGATTTGGTGAAGCGGCATACCACTGCCGAGATCGTCGCCATTGCCGAGCGCATCGGCATCCCGTTCGCCCCGGTCGCCACCGCTGCCGACCTGTTCGACGATCCGCAACTGGCCGCGGCCGGCGGTGGCCTGCTTCCGATCCAACTGCCGAACGGCGACTGGACCAAACTGCCCCGCCTGCCGATCGAGATGGGCGATCACGATCTGGGCCTGCACTGCCAGGCGCCGCAAGTCGGCGAACACACGGCCGAGGTGATGCGGGAAGCCGGCTACAGCGAGGCCGAGATCGCCGCGCTGGCCGAGCAGAAGGCCGTGGTGCTGGGGTAA
- a CDS encoding heme peroxidase translates to MASSSALRWLERRLFDVVEAVPVLAVHANRILINRAVGRARTRPHPWSTAQPYTSWTALSDRSWSGRHLPPKPVADLPPVETLTRLFARPEDRPADPDGKSTCLFPAFAQYLTDGFIRTLTEPLADRIGLSGLSDDELFRRTTSNHQIDLCPLYGRTPAQTAALRQNSETPGERGRLKSQTIDGEEYAPFLYRDGELDPQFAVLDPVLGDGDGLAAEKRATLFAFGGDRANSVPQVAMLNTLFLREHNRLAGEIAQRHPDWDDTRVFETARNVVIVLFIKIVVEEYINHISPKNFSIRADPRAAWRAAWNKPNWITTEFSLLYRWHALIPDAIPWGGGEPVPVARTFLDHGVLLRGGLLAAFRDISATPATRLGLFNTTKRLLHVEERSIRQGRACQLASYSDYRAYVGLDRPQRFEDVTSDPQAAEMLRRAYGSVDRIEFFVGLFAEDRTVNSSLPPLILRFVAIDAFSQALTNPLLSEHVFKPETFSAPGWDAIQNTVSLRDLLARNTPGGIGETFVGMTRPEWDFV, encoded by the coding sequence ATGGCCAGTTCATCCGCTCTGCGTTGGTTGGAGCGTCGCCTGTTCGACGTGGTCGAAGCCGTGCCCGTCCTGGCCGTGCACGCCAACCGCATCCTGATCAACCGGGCGGTGGGGCGGGCCCGCACCCGGCCGCATCCCTGGAGCACGGCCCAGCCCTATACCAGTTGGACCGCGCTGTCGGACCGGAGTTGGAGCGGCCGCCACCTGCCGCCCAAGCCGGTCGCCGACCTGCCGCCGGTCGAGACGCTGACCCGGCTGTTCGCCCGGCCGGAGGATCGGCCGGCGGACCCGGACGGCAAGTCCACCTGTCTGTTCCCGGCCTTCGCGCAATACCTGACCGACGGCTTCATCCGCACCCTGACCGAGCCGCTGGCCGACCGTATCGGCTTGTCGGGTCTTTCGGACGACGAGTTGTTCCGGCGCACCACCTCCAACCACCAGATCGACCTCTGCCCGCTCTATGGCCGCACCCCGGCGCAAACCGCGGCGCTGCGGCAGAACAGCGAGACGCCGGGCGAACGCGGCCGCCTGAAGTCGCAGACGATCGACGGCGAGGAGTATGCGCCGTTTCTCTACCGCGACGGCGAACTCGACCCGCAATTCGCGGTGCTGGACCCGGTGCTGGGCGACGGTGACGGCCTGGCGGCAGAGAAGCGCGCCACCCTGTTCGCGTTCGGCGGCGACCGCGCCAACTCGGTGCCGCAGGTGGCGATGCTGAACACGCTGTTCCTGCGCGAGCACAACCGGCTGGCCGGCGAGATCGCGCAGCGCCACCCGGATTGGGACGATACCCGCGTGTTCGAGACGGCGCGCAATGTGGTGATCGTCCTCTTCATCAAGATCGTGGTCGAGGAATACATCAACCATATCTCGCCGAAGAATTTTTCCATCCGCGCCGACCCGCGCGCGGCCTGGCGGGCGGCCTGGAACAAGCCGAACTGGATCACGACCGAGTTCAGCCTGCTCTATCGCTGGCACGCCCTGATCCCGGACGCGATCCCCTGGGGCGGTGGCGAGCCGGTGCCGGTGGCGCGCACCTTCCTCGACCACGGCGTGCTGTTGCGCGGCGGCCTGCTGGCGGCGTTCCGGGATATCAGCGCCACGCCGGCGACGCGGCTCGGCCTGTTCAACACCACCAAGCGGCTGTTGCATGTGGAGGAACGCTCGATCCGCCAGGGGCGGGCCTGCCAGCTGGCCAGTTACAGCGACTACCGCGCCTATGTGGGCCTCGACCGGCCGCAGCGTTTCGAGGACGTGACCAGCGATCCGCAAGCGGCCGAGATGCTGCGCCGGGCCTATGGCAGTGTCGACCGGATCGAGTTTTTCGTCGGCCTGTTCGCGGAGGACCGGACGGTCAATTCCTCGCTGCCGCCGCTGATTCTGCGCTTCGTCGCCATCGACGCCTTCAGCCAGGCGCTGACCAACCCGCTGCTCTCGGAGCACGTGTTCAAGCCGGAGACGTTCAGCGCGCCGGGGTGGGATGCGATCCAGAACACGGTCTCGCTGCGCGACCTGCTGGCCCGAAACACCCCCGGCGGGATCGGCGAGACCTTTGTCGGCATGACAAGGCCGGAATGGGATTTCGTTTGA